In a genomic window of Variovorax paradoxus:
- a CDS encoding DUF2827 domain-containing protein — protein sequence MRIGISVLTHAGQNIWENGMGQNVLFLARLLQQIPFVESVTLIDAGDQSAMPPQVDLAARGLAIGRARELTDALDVVFEMAGALEVSWLSYFRARGGRVVFHCVGQPFVSLAEPIVFSDKGHFSRPDRCDEVWLLPKDETFAPMMRVYNRCPVNVVPYLWSPEFLAQRVAEVEAAGFRFGYAPRTAEQPGLRVAIFEPNISVVKAGTLPMLICDGAYRADPKAVNWMHALNTLHMKDHPTMLYLANSLDIVREHKAIFHGRNDFAGFMVQHADAVVSHQWQNDQNYSYLDALYGNYPLVHNSPWLRDAGYYYPGFEVGAGVEQLLNAARHHDGQLDDYRARSQRVFDALDPLARANVEGYAQRLLQLVGGDASFRVGGAAR from the coding sequence ATGCGCATCGGTATCTCGGTCCTCACCCACGCCGGCCAGAACATCTGGGAGAACGGCATGGGGCAGAACGTGCTGTTCCTGGCCCGGCTGCTGCAGCAGATCCCCTTCGTCGAATCGGTCACGCTGATCGACGCGGGCGACCAGTCGGCGATGCCGCCGCAGGTCGACCTCGCGGCGCGCGGGCTCGCGATCGGCCGGGCGCGCGAGCTCACCGATGCGCTCGACGTGGTGTTCGAGATGGCGGGCGCGCTCGAGGTCTCGTGGCTGTCGTACTTCCGCGCGCGCGGCGGGCGCGTGGTGTTCCATTGCGTGGGCCAGCCCTTCGTGTCGCTGGCCGAGCCGATCGTGTTCTCCGACAAGGGCCACTTCAGCCGGCCCGACCGCTGCGACGAGGTCTGGCTGCTGCCCAAGGACGAAACCTTCGCGCCGATGATGCGCGTGTACAACCGCTGCCCGGTGAACGTGGTGCCCTACCTCTGGTCCCCCGAGTTCCTCGCGCAGCGCGTGGCCGAGGTCGAGGCGGCGGGTTTCCGCTTCGGCTACGCGCCGCGCACGGCCGAGCAGCCGGGCTTGCGGGTCGCGATCTTCGAGCCCAACATCTCGGTGGTGAAGGCCGGCACCCTGCCGATGCTGATCTGCGACGGCGCCTACCGCGCCGACCCGAAGGCGGTGAACTGGATGCATGCGCTCAACACGCTGCACATGAAGGACCACCCGACCATGCTCTATCTCGCGAACTCGCTCGACATCGTGCGCGAGCACAAGGCGATCTTCCATGGCCGGAACGACTTCGCGGGCTTCATGGTGCAGCATGCCGACGCGGTGGTCTCGCACCAGTGGCAGAACGACCAGAACTACAGCTACCTCGACGCGCTCTACGGCAACTACCCGCTGGTGCACAACTCGCCCTGGCTGCGCGACGCGGGCTACTACTACCCGGGCTTCGAGGTCGGCGCGGGCGTCGAGCAGCTGCTGAACGCGGCGCGCCATCACGATGGGCAACTCGACGACTACAGGGCGCGCTCGCAACGCGTGTTCGACGCGCTCGATCCGCTGGCGCGCGCCAATGTCGAGGGCTATGCGCAGCGGCTGCTGCAGCTCGTGGGCGGCGACGCGAGCTTCCGCGTCGGAGGTGCCGCGCGATGA
- a CDS encoding DUF2827 domain-containing protein — translation MNAMPDKLRVGVSIFIRKGEQSLWENGVYQNCLFLVMLLLRSPRVASTVLVAGGGDGAPADAAGFLADSPVPIVDMATAAQELDVMIEMSAQLGRDWAVAFRERGGKIVSMRVGNDYVIDIERMIFDKPHGLLLTLAPYHEVWTLPEYEATCKPYFEAAFRTPVRLMPHLWSPMVLERALARSGGGKPFAYEPGRRHWRVAIFEPNICMVKTSFIPMLGCEAAHRAQPDLIERLWVYNSFHLREKPQFVGFAQSLDLVQHGLASFEGRFPVYQVVPPNVDCVFAHHWENGQNYLYYEALYGGYPLVHNSHLIGDCGYRYQGFDCEEGGRALRRAFAEHDADLPGYRERARALLERLDPEGEENVRIYTAAIEALYA, via the coding sequence ATGAACGCCATGCCCGACAAGCTGCGCGTCGGCGTCTCGATCTTCATCCGCAAGGGCGAGCAGAGCCTGTGGGAGAACGGCGTCTACCAGAACTGCCTGTTCCTCGTGATGCTGCTGCTGCGCTCGCCGCGCGTGGCCAGCACGGTGCTCGTGGCCGGCGGCGGCGACGGCGCGCCGGCCGATGCGGCCGGCTTCCTGGCCGATTCGCCGGTGCCGATCGTCGACATGGCGACCGCCGCGCAGGAACTCGACGTGATGATCGAGATGAGCGCCCAGCTCGGGCGCGACTGGGCCGTGGCCTTCCGCGAACGCGGCGGCAAGATCGTGTCGATGCGCGTGGGCAACGACTACGTGATCGACATCGAGCGCATGATCTTCGACAAGCCGCATGGCCTGCTGCTGACGCTCGCGCCCTACCACGAGGTCTGGACGCTGCCCGAGTACGAGGCCACCTGCAAACCCTATTTCGAGGCCGCGTTCCGCACGCCGGTGCGCCTGATGCCGCACCTGTGGAGCCCGATGGTGCTCGAGCGCGCCCTGGCGCGCAGCGGCGGCGGCAAGCCCTTCGCCTACGAGCCCGGACGCCGGCACTGGCGCGTGGCGATCTTCGAGCCCAACATCTGCATGGTGAAGACCAGCTTCATCCCGATGCTGGGCTGCGAGGCGGCGCACCGCGCGCAGCCCGACCTGATCGAGCGCCTGTGGGTCTACAACAGCTTCCACCTGCGCGAGAAGCCGCAGTTCGTCGGCTTCGCCCAGAGCCTGGACCTGGTGCAGCACGGGCTGGCCTCGTTCGAGGGGCGCTTCCCGGTCTACCAGGTGGTGCCGCCCAACGTCGACTGCGTGTTCGCGCACCACTGGGAGAACGGCCAGAACTACCTCTACTACGAGGCGCTGTACGGCGGCTATCCGCTGGTGCACAACTCGCACCTGATCGGCGACTGCGGCTACCGCTACCAGGGCTTCGACTGCGAGGAGGGCGGCCGCGCGCTGCGGCGCGCCTTCGCCGAGCACGACGCCGACCTGCCCGGCTACCGCGAGCGCGCGCGGGCGCTGCTCGAGCGGCTCGATCCCGAGGGCGAGGAGAACGTGCGCATCTACACCGCCGCGATCGAGGCGCTCTACGCCTGA